One stretch of Meriones unguiculatus strain TT.TT164.6M chromosome 7, Bangor_MerUng_6.1, whole genome shotgun sequence DNA includes these proteins:
- the Krt39 gene encoding keratin, type I cytoskeletal 39: protein MSSSTPPQNCSGNTNMKANTSNISCCHDGQSTGHALRTPQGQGCRPSPCLYRTPHYVLRTYNFHPCLDDCSWCSEGINSHEKETMQILNQRLANYLEKVQRLERENAELEGKIQEEHNKALPVLCADYLSYYTTIEELQQKILCTKAENSRLVSQIDNTKLAADDLRANYEAELSLRQLVEADTNGLKQILDGLTLSKADLEVQVRSLTEELLCLKKNHEEEINSLQCQLGDRINIEVTAAPSVDLNQILQEMRCQYESIMETNRKDVEQWFNTQMEELNQQVISSSQQQQCCQKDIVELRRTMSTLKIELQAQHRMRDSQECILAETGARYSTLLAQIQNLIHNLEAQVADIRAALERQNQEYEVLLDIKSRLESEIVTYRSLLESLDGRLPCNPCATKRESSCQARAVECLAPVCTSTSLPGVPKPCRASEPPSWILVKICTITKEIKDGKVISSYEHVQPCYITRPARV, encoded by the exons ATGTCTTCTTCAACCCCACCCCAAAACTGCTCTGGGAATACAAATATGAAGGCCAACACTTCTAACATTAGCTGTTGTCATGATGGTCAATCAACTGGCCACGCTCTACGAACTCCCCAGGGCCAGGGCTGTCGACCCAGCCCTTGCCTTTATCGCACCCCTCACTACGTGTTAAGAACCTACAACTTCCATCCCTGTCTGGATGACTGCAGCTGGTGCAGTGAAGGCATCAACAGCCATGAGAAAGAGACCATGCAGATTCTGAACCAACGCCTTGCGAACTACCTGGAAAAGGTGCAGAGGCTGGAAAGAGAGAACGCGGAGCTGGAGGGTAAAATCCAGGAGGAGCACAACAAGGCCCTCCCTGTCCTGTGTGCAGACTACCTGTCCTACTACACCACCATTGAGGAGCTGCAGCAGAAG ATCTTGTGTACCAAGGCTGAGAATTCCAGACTGGTCTCACAAATTGACAACACCAAACTGGCCGCAGATGACTTGAGAGCCAA ctatgaaGCTGAGCTATCCCTACGCCAGCTCGTGGAAGCCGACACCAATGGCCTGAAGCAGATCCTGGATGGGCTGACTCTGAGCAAGGCTGACCTGGAGGTGCAAGTCCGATCTCTGACGGAGGAACTTCTGTGCCTCAAGAAGAACCATGAGGAG GAAATCAATTCCTTACAGTGCCAACTCGGGGACAGAATCAACATTGAAGTAACGGCTGCCCCTTCTGTTGACCTAAATCAAATTCTACAAGAAATGAGATGTCAGTATGAGTCTATCATGGAGACAAACCGTAAAGATGTAGAACAATGGTTCAATACACAG ATGGAGGAACTGAATCAACAAGTAATAAGCAGCTCTCAACAGCAGCAATGCTGCCAGAAGGACATCGTAGAACTGAGGCGCACCATGAGTACCCTCAAGATTGAGCTGCAGGCTCAGCACCGAATg AGAGACTCCCAGGAGTGCATCCTAGCAGAGACGGGGGCCCGCTACAGCACCCTGCTGGCCCAGATCCAGAATCTGATCCATAACCTGGAGGCTCAGGTGGCAGACATCCGGGCTGCCCTGGAAAGACAGAACCAGGAATATGAAGTGCTGCTGGACATCAAGTCCCGCCTGGAGTCTGAGATTGTCACCTACCGCAGCCTTTTGGAGAGCTTGGATGGCAG ACTTCCCTGTAACCCGTGTGCCACCAAACGGGAGTCATCCTGCCAGGCCAGAGCTGTGGAGTGTTTGGCCCCGGTTTGTACATCTACATCACTGCCTGGGGTTCCCAAGCCCTGCCGTGCCTCTGAACCCCCATCCTGGATACTGGTTAAAATATGCACCATCACCAAGGAGATCAAGGACGGGAAGGTCATTTCTTCTTATGAGCATGTGCAGCCTTGCTACATCACCAGACCTGCCAGAGTCTAG